One segment of Cohaesibacter intestini DNA contains the following:
- a CDS encoding ABC transporter permease — MSAPLAKLPKWVDYGLIPLLNLTAAFLVSGLVVLLIGENPLEAVYWLVQGSLGYGEGVGFTLYYATNFIFTGLAVAVAAHAGLFNIGGEGQAYFAGLGVALACLALDHYVPWWITFPFALMGAALFGAAWAAIPAYLQAKRGSHIVITTIMFNFIASAVMAYLLVEIFKQPGSMQPESRTFLEGGRLPFMHDALGWFGIKVAKSPLNLSFVVGLVASALVWMMVWRTRLGYAIRTIGTNPDAAVYAGIKVPRIIIITMMISGGLAGLMALNEVMGVQHRLLLDYVTGYGFVGIAVALMGRNHPVGILLASLLFGMLYQGGAELAFEMPKITRDMIIAIQGLVILFAGAMEHMFRPALIRLFAALGSKDVMSEA; from the coding sequence ATGAGTGCTCCCCTTGCAAAATTGCCCAAATGGGTCGATTACGGCCTCATCCCTCTGCTCAATCTGACCGCAGCCTTTCTGGTGTCCGGTCTGGTGGTGCTGTTGATCGGTGAGAATCCACTCGAAGCGGTCTACTGGCTGGTGCAAGGCTCGCTTGGCTATGGCGAAGGCGTCGGTTTCACCCTTTATTACGCCACCAACTTCATTTTCACTGGTCTTGCAGTGGCGGTGGCTGCCCATGCTGGCCTGTTCAATATTGGCGGCGAGGGGCAGGCCTATTTTGCCGGCCTCGGCGTGGCGCTCGCCTGTCTGGCGCTTGATCATTATGTTCCATGGTGGATTACCTTTCCCTTTGCCCTGATGGGCGCGGCTTTGTTTGGCGCGGCTTGGGCGGCGATCCCGGCCTATCTGCAGGCCAAACGTGGCAGCCATATCGTTATCACCACCATCATGTTCAACTTCATCGCCTCAGCGGTGATGGCTTATTTGCTGGTCGAAATCTTCAAGCAACCGGGCTCGATGCAGCCGGAAAGCCGTACCTTCCTTGAAGGCGGCCGTCTGCCTTTCATGCATGACGCTCTGGGCTGGTTTGGTATCAAGGTGGCGAAATCACCACTCAACCTGTCCTTCGTGGTTGGCCTTGTCGCTTCGGCTTTGGTCTGGATGATGGTCTGGCGCACCCGCCTAGGCTATGCCATTCGCACCATCGGCACCAACCCCGATGCTGCCGTCTATGCCGGTATCAAGGTGCCGCGCATCATTATCATCACCATGATGATTTCCGGTGGCCTTGCCGGTCTGATGGCGCTGAATGAGGTCATGGGCGTGCAGCACCGCCTGCTGCTCGATTATGTCACCGGCTATGGCTTCGTTGGCATTGCGGTGGCCTTGATGGGCCGCAATCACCCGGTCGGCATCCTTCTGGCGTCCTTGCTGTTCGGCATGCTCTATCAGGGCGGGGCCGAGCTGGCCTTTGAAATGCCGAAGATCACCCGCGACATGATCATCGCCATTCAGGGTCTGGTCATTCTGTTTGCCGGAGCCATGGAGCATATGTTCCGCCCGGCTCTCATCCGCCTCTTTGCAGCCTTGGGCTCCAAAGATGTCATGAGCGAAGCGTAA
- a CDS encoding ABC transporter permease, whose product MDFLITLTLILDSAVRLSVPLLLACLAGLYSERSGVVDIGLEGKMLAGAFAAGTVAALTGSAWLGMGMAIVVSIFFALIHGYASITQRGNQIVSGVAINFVAAGLTALLGQAWFSMGGKTPQLQREARFNSIDLPFAESLKDVPVIGQLYSELMSGHNLLVYVAVVAVAVTWWILFRTRFGLRLRAVGENPGAVDTAGISVAWLRYRAVMITGALCGLAGTYLAIAQSAGFSKDMTAGRGFIALAALIFAKWKPVNALGACFLFGFLDAVAIRMQGASLPLVGQVPVQFMQALPYILTVILLAGFIGKAIPPKASGTPYTKER is encoded by the coding sequence ATGGATTTTCTGATTACCCTCACCCTGATCCTCGATTCCGCCGTTCGCTTGTCGGTGCCTTTGCTCTTGGCCTGTCTGGCTGGCCTTTATTCCGAGCGCTCCGGTGTGGTCGATATCGGCCTTGAAGGCAAGATGTTGGCCGGGGCCTTTGCCGCCGGGACGGTTGCCGCGCTCACTGGCTCGGCTTGGCTTGGCATGGGGATGGCAATTGTCGTCTCGATCTTCTTTGCGCTGATCCACGGCTATGCCTCGATCACCCAGCGTGGCAACCAGATTGTCTCTGGCGTCGCCATCAATTTCGTCGCTGCCGGTCTCACCGCCCTTTTGGGGCAGGCATGGTTCTCGATGGGTGGCAAGACCCCACAATTGCAGCGCGAAGCCCGCTTCAATTCGATCGATCTGCCCTTTGCCGAAAGCCTCAAGGATGTGCCGGTCATCGGTCAGCTCTATTCGGAATTGATGTCGGGTCACAATCTTCTTGTCTATGTCGCGGTGGTCGCCGTTGCCGTGACCTGGTGGATCCTGTTCCGCACCCGCTTCGGGCTGCGCCTGCGTGCGGTTGGAGAAAATCCCGGTGCCGTGGATACCGCAGGCATTTCGGTTGCCTGGCTGCGCTACCGGGCGGTGATGATCACCGGGGCCCTTTGCGGTCTGGCCGGTACCTATCTGGCCATCGCCCAGTCGGCAGGTTTTTCCAAGGACATGACCGCTGGTCGTGGCTTCATCGCGCTGGCCGCCCTGATCTTTGCCAAATGGAAACCGGTCAATGCGTTGGGCGCCTGCTTCCTGTTCGGCTTCCTTGATGCGGTGGCCATTCGCATGCAGGGCGCCAGTTTGCCACTCGTCGGTCAGGTGCCGGTGCAGTTCATGCAGGCCCTGCCTTACATTCTGACAGTGATCCTGCTTGCAGGCTTCATTGGTAAGGCCATCCCGCCCAAAGCCAGCGGCACCCCTTACACCAAGGAACGCTAG
- a CDS encoding BMP family lipoprotein: MLRQFMGAAAFAAAMAASAAFAADINPAVVYDLGGKNDQSFNQSAYAGAEKYKEDTGSAYRDFEIQNDTQREQAMRRFAKKGHNPIVVIGFSHAEALKKVAPEFPETKFAIIDMVVDLPNVRSVVFKEHEGSYLVGLLAAKAASSGKVGFVGGMDIPLIRAFACGYKQGAKAANPDLEVFENMTGTTGAAWNDPVKGGELAKSQIDRGADVIYHAAGGTGAGVLQAAADAGKLGIGVDSNQNGLHPGKVLTSMVKRVDIAVYKAFKDLADDNWSSGINVLGLAEGGVAWADDANNKDLITEDMRAAVAQASKDIVEGKIVVHDYRADNTCPF, encoded by the coding sequence ATGTTGCGTCAATTTATGGGTGCCGCTGCTTTTGCTGCCGCAATGGCTGCAAGCGCTGCATTTGCTGCAGACATCAATCCTGCCGTTGTCTATGACCTCGGCGGCAAGAATGACCAGTCCTTCAACCAGTCCGCTTATGCCGGCGCTGAGAAATACAAGGAAGACACCGGTAGCGCTTACCGCGATTTTGAAATTCAGAATGACACCCAGCGCGAACAGGCCATGCGTCGCTTCGCTAAAAAAGGTCACAACCCGATTGTCGTTATCGGTTTCTCCCATGCGGAAGCATTGAAGAAAGTGGCACCGGAATTCCCGGAAACCAAGTTTGCCATCATCGACATGGTTGTCGATCTGCCAAACGTCCGCTCCGTGGTCTTCAAGGAGCATGAAGGCTCCTACCTTGTTGGTCTTTTGGCTGCCAAAGCGGCCAGCTCGGGCAAAGTCGGTTTTGTTGGCGGCATGGACATTCCGCTGATCCGTGCTTTTGCCTGCGGCTACAAGCAAGGTGCCAAAGCAGCCAACCCGGATCTGGAAGTGTTTGAAAACATGACCGGCACCACTGGCGCTGCATGGAATGACCCTGTGAAGGGTGGCGAACTGGCCAAATCCCAGATCGATCGTGGCGCTGACGTGATTTATCATGCTGCTGGCGGCACGGGCGCTGGCGTCCTGCAGGCAGCCGCTGACGCTGGCAAACTGGGCATTGGCGTTGACTCCAACCAGAATGGCCTGCATCCGGGCAAAGTCCTCACCTCCATGGTCAAGCGCGTCGACATCGCTGTCTACAAAGCCTTCAAAGATCTGGCCGACGACAATTGGAGCTCGGGCATCAACGTGCTCGGTCTGGCCGAAGGTGGCGTGGCATGGGCTGACGATGCCAACAACAAGGACCTGATCACCGAAGACATGCGTGCTGCTGTGGCTCAGGCGTCCAAAGACATTGTCGAAGGCAAAATCGTTGTGCATGACTATCGTGCCGACAATACCTGCCCATTCTAA
- the hrpB gene encoding ATP-dependent helicase HrpB — protein sequence MSKFDAILLPDLPIREALPSLLSALGDAGRAVLIAPPGAGKTTCVPLACLDQPWREGKIIMLEPRRLSARAAARRMAELLGEPVGKRVGYRVRMESRISKDTIIEVVTEGVFARMIVDDPGLEGVSLVLFDEFHERSLDADMALAFTLEVQAALRDDLRLVVMSATLDGGRVASILDDAPIVQSMGRTYPVETRYLPRKPQGRLEEAVTAAVMQALEEEEGSLLVFLPGQAEIHRTEERLAKRLPKDILLAPLYGAMDGKAQDLAIRPVGAGKRKIVLATSIAETSLTIDGVRVIIDAGLVRRPRFEPNLGISRLETVRVSRASADQRQGRAGRTEPGVCYRLWDKGQTAALPAFEPPEILESDLSRLVLDLALWGESDPTNLKWLDQPPAAGWSEAVKLLTDFGALDDKGLLTAHGKAIATLPLPPRLAHMLVLSRRQGGEPLAARIAALLTEGGRMRHNDLRRLLQDLDSNRLPRARDIKALASRWSKASGKGAIPPEEAGSILALAYPDRIAMRRGAAGRYLLASGRGGVLDPEDPLNTEMFLVVADLQGAAGNARITLAAPIDRKTVVDNFADLITQEEAVTYDRQTGTVSAKLETRLGRIVLAEKRLKQPSPDAISAALIAAIRKEGLRVLPFSKETQRWRGRIRFVAEREEGWPDFSDAGLLDRLEDWLQPFLAGKTALSDITSGDLQSALQAQVPYDRLASLDAVLPTHFVVPTGSKIPIDYGAENGPVLAVRVQELFGLDSHPSIMGGKLPLLLHLLSPAHRPLQVTRDLPGFWRGSWKDVKADMRGQYPKHVWPDDPLTTQATRRAKPRGK from the coding sequence ATGTCGAAATTTGATGCCATCCTCTTGCCTGATCTTCCCATTCGTGAAGCCCTGCCGTCTTTGTTGAGCGCGCTGGGTGATGCGGGCCGCGCGGTGCTGATCGCTCCACCGGGCGCGGGCAAGACCACCTGCGTGCCGCTCGCCTGCCTCGATCAGCCATGGCGAGAGGGAAAGATCATCATGCTGGAGCCGCGCAGGCTGTCGGCGCGGGCTGCTGCCCGCCGCATGGCCGAGCTGTTAGGCGAGCCGGTTGGCAAGCGCGTCGGCTATCGCGTCCGCATGGAAAGCCGCATCTCGAAAGACACGATCATTGAAGTGGTCACCGAAGGGGTCTTTGCCCGGATGATCGTCGATGATCCGGGGTTGGAAGGCGTCTCATTGGTGCTGTTTGACGAGTTTCACGAACGCAGCCTTGATGCCGACATGGCGCTGGCCTTCACCTTGGAAGTGCAAGCCGCCCTGCGCGATGATCTGCGTCTCGTTGTCATGTCGGCCACCCTTGATGGCGGTCGCGTCGCCTCAATCCTTGACGATGCGCCGATTGTCCAATCCATGGGCCGGACCTATCCGGTCGAAACCCGCTATCTGCCGCGCAAACCGCAAGGCCGTCTGGAAGAGGCCGTCACCGCCGCTGTCATGCAGGCCTTGGAGGAAGAGGAAGGATCCCTGCTTGTCTTCCTGCCCGGTCAGGCCGAAATCCACCGCACCGAGGAGCGTCTCGCCAAGCGCCTGCCAAAGGACATCCTGCTTGCCCCGCTTTATGGAGCGATGGATGGCAAGGCGCAGGATCTCGCCATCCGCCCCGTTGGCGCAGGCAAACGCAAGATCGTACTGGCCACCTCGATCGCCGAAACCTCGCTGACCATTGATGGCGTCCGGGTCATCATCGATGCGGGGCTGGTTCGCCGACCGCGCTTTGAACCCAATCTGGGCATTTCGCGGCTGGAAACCGTCCGTGTCTCCCGCGCCAGCGCCGACCAGCGACAGGGCCGCGCTGGCCGGACCGAGCCCGGTGTCTGTTATCGCCTGTGGGACAAGGGGCAAACCGCTGCCCTGCCGGCCTTTGAGCCGCCGGAAATTCTCGAAAGCGATCTCTCCCGACTGGTGCTTGATCTGGCTTTGTGGGGAGAGAGCGACCCAACCAATCTCAAATGGCTTGATCAGCCCCCGGCTGCCGGATGGAGCGAAGCGGTCAAGCTTCTGACGGATTTTGGTGCCCTCGATGACAAGGGCCTGTTGACCGCCCATGGCAAGGCCATTGCGACCTTGCCTCTGCCGCCGCGTTTGGCCCATATGCTGGTGCTCAGTCGCAGGCAGGGGGGCGAACCTCTGGCTGCCCGCATCGCGGCTTTGCTGACCGAAGGCGGCCGCATGCGGCACAATGATCTAAGACGCCTGCTGCAGGATCTCGACAGCAACCGCCTGCCTAGAGCCAGAGACATCAAGGCCTTGGCCAGCCGTTGGAGCAAGGCATCTGGCAAAGGCGCAATCCCACCGGAAGAAGCTGGATCCATTCTGGCACTGGCCTATCCCGACCGCATCGCCATGCGGCGCGGCGCGGCGGGGCGCTATTTGTTGGCCTCTGGGCGGGGCGGGGTGCTCGACCCGGAAGACCCGCTCAACACCGAGATGTTTCTGGTGGTGGCGGACTTGCAAGGCGCTGCAGGCAATGCCCGCATCACGCTGGCAGCCCCGATTGACCGCAAGACGGTGGTCGACAACTTTGCCGACCTGATCACTCAAGAAGAAGCTGTCACCTATGATCGCCAGACCGGAACTGTCTCCGCCAAGCTCGAAACTCGCCTTGGTCGGATCGTGCTGGCAGAAAAGCGCTTGAAGCAGCCATCCCCGGACGCCATCAGCGCAGCCCTGATTGCCGCCATCCGCAAGGAAGGCCTGCGGGTCTTGCCTTTCTCGAAGGAAACCCAGCGCTGGCGCGGTCGCATTCGCTTCGTCGCCGAGCGGGAGGAGGGTTGGCCAGACTTCTCCGATGCCGGTCTGTTGGACCGTCTCGAGGATTGGTTGCAGCCCTTCCTTGCCGGCAAAACGGCCCTGTCTGACATCACCAGCGGCGATCTCCAGTCGGCTCTGCAAGCCCAAGTCCCCTATGACCGCCTTGCCTCGCTGGATGCTGTTCTGCCGACCCATTTTGTCGTGCCGACAGGCTCGAAAATACCGATTGATTACGGGGCAGAAAATGGACCGGTTCTGGCCGTGCGGGTGCAGGAATTGTTCGGTCTTGATAGCCATCCGTCCATCATGGGTGGCAAATTGCCCCTGTTGCTGCATTTGCTCTCGCCCGCCCATCGTCCCTTGCAGGTCACCCGCGATTTGCCGGGCTTCTGGCGTGGCTCATGGAAGGATGTCAAAGCCGACATGCGCGGCCAATATCCCAAGCATGTCTGGCCCGATGATCCGTTGACGACACAAGCAACACGGCGGGCCAAACCACGGGGCAAATAG
- a CDS encoding ABC transporter ATP-binding protein, whose translation MGNMTLHLDETTQKQGGNTEGGAGNGPTDPVAAIRLVGIEKRFGPVYANRNIDLTVNKGSIHGIIGENGAGKSTLMSILYGFYQADAGDIFVNGRKELISDSQKAISIGIGMVHQHFMLVDNFSVLENIVLGAEGGATLAGGFAKARKELRRLADEYELNIDSDALIEDLPVGLQQRVEILKALYRGADILILDEPTGVLTPAEADHLFRILEQLRDQGKTILLITHKLREIMAITDEVSVMRRGEMVGHVHTKDTSVEQLAEMMVGRRVLLRVEKGEANPGKEVLKVENLTVTDKRGVDLVKDVSFSVRAGEIVGIAGVSGNGQSELIKAIAGMIRARSGRVLLNDEPIGVAENADALELRHRGMAHVPEDRHRTGLVTKFPARENMILGYQDQEKYGKGLFLDLDAILAETQHHMEDFDVRPPDPHLKMANFSGGNQQKLVLAREMERNPDILLVGQPTRGVDIGAIEFIHKRLIEMRDAGKAILLVSVELDEIRSLSDRVLVMFAGKVVGERPPTASEQELGLMMAGVEDTSKVQSHKERASQEARGGEK comes from the coding sequence ATGGGGAACATGACTTTGCATTTGGACGAGACGACGCAAAAGCAAGGCGGAAACACTGAAGGTGGGGCCGGCAACGGGCCGACTGATCCCGTCGCAGCCATTCGCCTGGTGGGCATCGAAAAGCGCTTTGGCCCCGTATATGCCAACCGGAACATTGATCTGACGGTCAATAAAGGCTCGATCCATGGGATCATCGGCGAGAATGGCGCGGGCAAATCCACCCTGATGTCGATCCTCTATGGCTTCTATCAGGCCGACGCTGGCGATATTTTCGTCAATGGCCGGAAGGAACTGATTTCCGACAGCCAGAAGGCGATCAGCATCGGCATCGGCATGGTTCACCAGCATTTCATGTTGGTCGACAATTTCTCGGTTCTGGAAAATATCGTGCTTGGCGCCGAAGGCGGAGCGACGTTGGCGGGCGGTTTTGCCAAGGCCCGCAAGGAACTTCGGCGTCTGGCTGACGAATATGAGTTGAACATCGACTCCGATGCGCTGATCGAAGATCTGCCGGTCGGGCTGCAGCAGCGGGTCGAGATCCTCAAAGCGCTTTATCGGGGTGCCGACATCCTGATCCTCGACGAACCGACCGGGGTGTTGACCCCGGCTGAAGCAGACCATTTGTTCCGCATTCTTGAGCAATTGCGCGATCAGGGCAAAACCATCCTGCTGATCACTCACAAGCTGCGTGAGATCATGGCGATCACCGACGAAGTATCGGTTATGCGCCGTGGCGAGATGGTCGGTCATGTCCACACCAAAGACACCTCGGTGGAGCAATTGGCCGAAATGATGGTCGGCCGTCGGGTCCTGCTGCGGGTGGAAAAGGGTGAGGCCAATCCGGGCAAGGAAGTCCTCAAGGTCGAAAATCTCACCGTCACCGACAAGCGTGGTGTCGATCTGGTCAAGGATGTGTCCTTTTCCGTGCGCGCAGGCGAGATTGTCGGCATTGCTGGGGTGTCTGGCAACGGTCAGAGCGAGCTGATAAAAGCCATTGCCGGGATGATCCGGGCCCGCTCGGGTCGGGTGCTGCTCAATGACGAGCCGATTGGCGTTGCCGAGAACGCCGACGCCTTGGAGCTGCGCCATCGTGGCATGGCCCATGTGCCTGAAGATCGCCACCGCACCGGTCTTGTCACCAAGTTCCCCGCTCGGGAGAACATGATTTTGGGCTATCAGGATCAGGAAAAATATGGCAAGGGCCTATTCCTTGATCTCGATGCCATTTTGGCGGAAACCCAGCACCATATGGAGGATTTTGACGTCCGCCCGCCGGATCCGCACTTGAAGATGGCCAACTTTTCGGGTGGCAACCAGCAGAAGCTGGTGCTGGCCCGCGAAATGGAACGCAATCCGGATATTTTGCTGGTGGGTCAGCCAACCCGCGGCGTCGATATCGGGGCGATTGAATTCATTCACAAACGCCTGATCGAAATGCGCGATGCGGGCAAGGCGATCCTGTTGGTGTCTGTCGAGCTCGATGAAATCCGCTCCCTTTCCGACCGTGTGTTGGTGATGTTCGCGGGCAAGGTGGTTGGCGAACGTCCGCCGACGGCCTCCGAGCAGGAGCTGGGTCTGATGATGGCGGGTGTGGAAGACACCTCCAAGGTCCAATCACACAAGGAAAGAGCTTCGCAAGAAGCCAGAGGAGGCGAGAAATGA